In one window of Zhihengliuella sp. ISTPL4 DNA:
- the dapD gene encoding 2,3,4,5-tetrahydropyridine-2,6-dicarboxylate N-succinyltransferase produces the protein MSDARSVWGLGLTTTASDGTVLDAWYPAVRSSAPSDAEVAAARTALDAQTGPDERRDVTLALVELTIDLDAAPASTADAYLRLHALSHLLVRPNALNLDGIFGHLPNVAWTNAGPLLPADAARLRPQLQRAGIQIQGLDKFPRLTDYVQPAGVRIADASRVRLGAHLAPGTTVMHEGFVNFNAGTLGASMVEGRISQGVVVGDGSDIGGGASIMGTLSGGGSHRVSIGARTLLGANAGIGISLGDDCVVEAGLYVTAGTKIVLADGPATADGGRKTVKGAELSGQDGLLFRRNSLTGAVEAVRRAGVGVTLNEALHA, from the coding sequence ATGAGCGACGCACGATCTGTCTGGGGACTCGGCCTGACGACCACCGCGAGCGACGGCACGGTCCTCGACGCGTGGTACCCGGCGGTCCGCTCGTCCGCGCCGTCCGACGCCGAGGTCGCCGCCGCGCGCACCGCGCTCGACGCACAGACCGGACCGGACGAGCGCCGCGACGTCACCCTCGCGCTGGTCGAGCTCACGATCGACCTGGACGCGGCCCCGGCCTCCACCGCGGACGCCTATCTGCGTCTGCACGCCCTGTCGCACCTGCTCGTGCGGCCGAACGCCCTCAACCTCGACGGCATCTTCGGTCACCTGCCGAACGTCGCCTGGACCAACGCCGGCCCGCTGCTCCCCGCCGACGCCGCACGCCTGCGTCCGCAGCTCCAGCGCGCCGGTATCCAGATCCAGGGCCTGGACAAGTTCCCTCGTCTCACCGACTACGTGCAGCCCGCCGGTGTACGCATCGCCGACGCCTCGCGCGTGCGGCTCGGCGCCCACCTCGCCCCCGGCACCACGGTCATGCACGAGGGCTTCGTCAACTTCAATGCGGGCACCCTCGGCGCCTCGATGGTCGAGGGTCGCATCTCGCAGGGCGTGGTGGTCGGCGACGGCAGCGACATCGGCGGCGGCGCCTCGATCATGGGCACGCTCTCCGGCGGAGGGTCGCACCGCGTGTCGATCGGCGCTCGAACGCTGCTCGGCGCGAACGCCGGCATCGGCATCTCCCTCGGCGACGACTGCGTCGTGGAGGCGGGGCTCTACGTCACCGCCGGCACGAAGATCGTCCTCGCCGACGGTCCTGCGACGGCCGACGGGGGCCGGAAGACCGTCAAGGGGGCGGAGCTGTCCGGTCAGGACGGTCTCCTGTTCCGGCGCAACTCGCTCACGGGTGCCGTCGAGGCGGTCCGCCGCGCCGGCGTCGGTGTCACGCTCAACGAGGCGCTGCACGCCTGA
- the dapE gene encoding succinyl-diaminopimelate desuccinylase gives MVLDLTASSADITRAICDVPSVSGEEKTLADLIEEAVSGLPHLEVIRHGNTVVARTDLGRAQRVAIAGHIDTVPLNDNLPTRDIEIDGVPHLWGRGTVDMKAGVAVQLKLAAELTDPAIDVTWMWYDNEEVAASLNGLGLLAAARPDLFQADFAILGEPSNGQVEGGCNGTLRAIVRTTGVRAHSARAWIGENAIHRAAPILTRLSEYRAREVLVEGLLYREGLSAVRVAGGVAGNVIPDACEVEVNYRFAPNKSAADAEAHVRAVLAGFDVEITDVAEGARPGLDAEIAHRFVTAVGAEPQPKYGWTDVARFSALGIPAVNYGPGDPHLAHHDEERVPLAQIDAVERGLRAWLTSH, from the coding sequence ATGGTGCTCGATCTGACCGCGTCCTCCGCCGACATCACCCGCGCGATCTGCGACGTCCCGAGCGTCTCCGGCGAGGAGAAGACTCTCGCCGATCTGATCGAGGAGGCCGTGTCCGGCCTGCCGCACCTGGAGGTCATCCGGCACGGCAACACGGTCGTCGCTCGCACGGACCTCGGGCGGGCGCAGCGCGTCGCGATCGCCGGGCACATCGACACTGTGCCCCTCAACGACAACCTGCCCACGCGCGACATCGAGATCGACGGCGTGCCGCATCTGTGGGGTCGCGGCACCGTCGACATGAAAGCCGGGGTCGCGGTGCAGCTCAAGCTCGCCGCCGAGCTCACCGACCCCGCGATCGACGTGACCTGGATGTGGTACGACAACGAGGAGGTCGCGGCCTCCCTGAACGGTCTCGGGCTCCTCGCCGCAGCGCGTCCCGACCTGTTCCAGGCCGATTTCGCCATCCTCGGGGAGCCGTCGAACGGCCAGGTCGAGGGCGGATGCAACGGCACGCTGCGGGCGATCGTGCGGACCACGGGAGTGCGCGCGCACAGCGCCAGGGCCTGGATCGGCGAGAACGCGATCCATCGCGCGGCCCCCATCCTCACCCGGCTGTCCGAGTACCGAGCGCGCGAGGTGCTGGTGGAGGGCCTGCTCTACCGGGAGGGGCTCAGCGCGGTCCGCGTTGCCGGCGGGGTCGCCGGCAACGTCATCCCCGACGCCTGCGAGGTCGAGGTCAACTACCGCTTCGCACCGAACAAGTCCGCGGCCGATGCCGAGGCGCACGTCCGAGCGGTGCTCGCCGGATTCGACGTGGAGATCACGGACGTCGCGGAGGGTGCGCGCCCCGGGCTGGACGCCGAGATCGCCCATCGGTTCGTCACGGCCGTCGGAGCGGAGCCGCAGCCGAAGTACGGCTGGACCGACGTGGCCCGTTTCTCGGCGCTCGGCATCCCGGCCGTGAACTACGGCCCGGGCGACCCGCACCTCGCCCACCACGACGAGGAGCGTGTGCCGCTCGCCCAGATCGACGCCGTCGAGCGAGGTCTGCGCGCATGGCTCACGTCGCACTGA